One window from the genome of Pseudonocardia hierapolitana encodes:
- a CDS encoding cyclase family protein has translation MTRTSPPAAGPAADVPDTARARAAGLVRTGRSFSLAATRFPGMPLFPGHPQFQVLSYRTPQGLRAAGENLWDPAPNEVGLGCMTEVVSGTVHSGAHVDALAHITVGEEGRWYGGANATEHLGDFGPTVGDASSLPAMFTRGVLVDLAAHRGVDCLPAGAAVDAAEVEEICAAQGVTIGQWDVVLFRTGYMGLWPDRTRMAEHLTPGPDLSVARMLTERGVVAVGSDTETFEVQPAPDPGSPANPQPVHVHLLVDSGVYIMESLDLEELAAARVYEFLFVALPLKIAGATGSMVDPLAVV, from the coding sequence GTGACCCGCACCAGCCCACCGGCCGCCGGGCCCGCCGCCGACGTACCCGACACGGCGCGGGCCCGGGCCGCGGGCCTCGTCCGCACCGGCCGGTCGTTCTCGCTCGCGGCGACGCGGTTCCCGGGGATGCCGCTGTTCCCGGGCCACCCGCAGTTCCAAGTGCTCAGCTACCGCACCCCGCAGGGGCTGCGGGCGGCCGGGGAGAACCTGTGGGACCCCGCGCCCAACGAGGTCGGCCTCGGCTGCATGACGGAGGTCGTGTCCGGCACCGTGCACTCCGGCGCGCACGTCGACGCGCTGGCGCACATCACCGTCGGTGAGGAGGGCCGCTGGTACGGCGGGGCGAACGCGACGGAGCACCTCGGCGACTTCGGCCCGACGGTCGGTGACGCCTCCAGCCTGCCCGCGATGTTCACCCGCGGCGTCCTGGTCGACCTGGCCGCGCACCGCGGGGTCGACTGCCTGCCCGCGGGCGCGGCCGTCGACGCCGCGGAGGTCGAGGAGATCTGTGCGGCGCAAGGTGTGACGATCGGGCAGTGGGACGTCGTCCTGTTCCGCACCGGCTACATGGGGCTGTGGCCCGACCGAACCCGGATGGCCGAGCACCTCACGCCGGGACCGGACCTGTCGGTGGCGCGGATGCTCACCGAGCGCGGCGTCGTCGCCGTCGGCAGCGACACCGAGACGTTCGAGGTCCAGCCCGCACCGGACCCCGGTTCGCCGGCGAACCCGCAGCCGGTGCACGTGCACCTGCTCGTGGACAGCGGCGTCTACATCATGGAGAGCCTCGACCTGGAGGAACTCGCGGCCGCCCGGGTGTACGAGTTCCTGTTCGTCGCGCTACCGCTGAAGATCGCAGGGGCGACCGGGTCGATGGTCGACCCGCTGGCCGTCGTCTGA
- a CDS encoding 3-keto-5-aminohexanoate cleavage protein, producing the protein MDSDKVIVTCALTGGMTVPAQSPAIPITVAQIVEEGVAAAEAGAAILHIHVREESTGRPVQDVELFTRVVEGLRERTDAVLQPTTGGGRGMTITERAAVVPHLKPEMATFNAGSFNFGLYPVARRDLDLQDWEREYLEGTRDYVFRNTFADMEYLAGLMKEARTRPEIEIYDVGQLYNVRRLVTDGVLEAPFNLQFVLGVLGANAVEADQLVHMVRTAERLFGVGGFTWSAAGVGYPGQYQVAALALVMGGNLRVGLEDNLRVRRGEHAKSNSDLVTKVVELAALFDRTPASPAEAREYLGLRGA; encoded by the coding sequence GTGGATTCCGACAAGGTCATCGTCACGTGCGCGCTCACGGGAGGGATGACGGTTCCGGCGCAGAGCCCGGCCATCCCGATCACGGTGGCGCAGATCGTCGAGGAGGGCGTCGCCGCGGCCGAGGCGGGCGCGGCGATCCTGCACATCCATGTCCGGGAGGAGTCGACCGGGCGGCCCGTGCAGGACGTCGAGCTGTTCACCCGCGTCGTCGAGGGGCTCCGGGAACGCACCGACGCCGTCCTGCAGCCGACGACGGGCGGCGGTCGCGGCATGACGATCACCGAACGCGCGGCCGTCGTGCCGCACCTGAAGCCCGAGATGGCGACGTTCAACGCCGGCAGCTTCAACTTCGGGCTCTACCCGGTCGCCCGGCGCGACCTGGACCTGCAGGACTGGGAGCGCGAGTACCTGGAGGGCACCCGCGACTACGTCTTCCGCAACACCTTCGCCGACATGGAGTACCTGGCCGGGCTGATGAAGGAGGCGCGGACCCGGCCGGAGATCGAGATCTACGACGTCGGGCAGCTCTACAACGTGCGCAGGCTCGTCACCGACGGGGTGCTGGAGGCGCCGTTCAACCTGCAGTTCGTCCTCGGTGTGCTGGGCGCCAACGCCGTCGAGGCCGACCAGCTCGTGCACATGGTGCGCACCGCGGAGCGGCTCTTCGGCGTCGGCGGGTTCACGTGGTCGGCCGCAGGCGTCGGCTATCCCGGGCAGTACCAGGTCGCGGCGCTCGCGCTGGTCATGGGCGGGAACCTCCGCGTCGGGCTGGAGGACAACCTGCGGGTGCGCCGCGGCGAGCACGCGAAGTCCAACTCCGACCTCGTCACCAAGGTCGTCGAGCTGGCCGCACTGTTCGATCGCACGCCCGCGTCGCCCGCCGAAGCCCGGGAGTACCTGGGACTGCGCGGGGCGTGA
- the gndA gene encoding NADP-dependent phosphogluconate dehydrogenase, with translation MTVADAKSRIGVTGLAVMGANLARNIARRGTPVAVHNRTAARTREFMEAYGSEGAFTAAETVEEFVAALERPRRIIVMVKAGAPVDAVIEELAPLLDEGDIIIDAGNSHFPDTKRRTEECAARGLRFMGVGVSGGEEGALLGPSIMPGGDPAAYAEVEEVFTSIAAQVDGTPCCVHVGPDGAGHYVKMVHNGIEYADIQLIAEAYDLLTHVAGLDAPAIGKIFEEWNSGDLESFLIEITAEVLQKTDARTGRPLVDVILDEAEQKGTGRWTAIDALDLGVPLTGITEAVFARTLSSLKSERKAAAGTLGGPVPGAGEDRADLVEDIRQALYASKVVAYAQGFAQMRAASAANDWNLDLGAMATIWRGGCIIRAQFLNRIRDAYAEHGDVENLLMVPYFTDAVAEAQDAWRRVVITATQQGVAIPAFASSLSYYDGYRRERGPANLIQGLRDFFGAHTYRRTDTEGVYHTRWAQDGTEVRTDA, from the coding sequence ATGACCGTGGCAGACGCCAAGAGCCGCATCGGCGTGACCGGGCTGGCCGTGATGGGGGCGAACCTCGCCCGCAACATCGCCCGTCGGGGCACCCCGGTCGCCGTCCACAACCGGACGGCGGCGCGTACCCGGGAGTTCATGGAGGCCTACGGCTCGGAGGGCGCGTTCACGGCGGCGGAGACGGTCGAGGAGTTCGTCGCCGCGCTGGAGCGGCCGCGGCGGATCATCGTCATGGTGAAGGCGGGCGCGCCCGTCGACGCCGTGATCGAGGAGCTCGCGCCGCTGCTCGACGAGGGCGACATCATCATCGACGCAGGCAACTCGCACTTCCCCGACACCAAGCGGCGCACCGAGGAGTGCGCCGCCCGCGGCCTGCGCTTCATGGGCGTGGGTGTGTCCGGCGGCGAGGAGGGCGCGCTGCTCGGGCCGAGCATCATGCCCGGCGGCGACCCGGCCGCGTACGCCGAGGTCGAGGAGGTCTTCACGAGCATCGCCGCGCAGGTGGACGGCACGCCGTGCTGCGTGCACGTCGGGCCGGACGGCGCGGGCCACTACGTCAAGATGGTGCACAACGGCATCGAGTACGCCGACATCCAGCTCATCGCCGAGGCGTACGACCTGCTCACCCACGTCGCCGGGCTCGACGCGCCGGCCATCGGCAAGATCTTCGAGGAGTGGAACTCGGGCGACCTGGAGTCGTTCCTCATCGAGATCACGGCCGAGGTGCTGCAGAAGACCGACGCCCGCACGGGCCGCCCGCTCGTCGACGTGATCCTCGACGAGGCGGAGCAGAAGGGCACCGGCCGCTGGACGGCGATCGACGCGCTCGACCTGGGAGTGCCGCTCACCGGCATCACCGAGGCCGTGTTCGCCCGCACCCTCTCGTCGCTGAAGAGCGAGCGGAAGGCGGCCGCGGGCACCCTCGGCGGTCCGGTGCCCGGGGCGGGCGAGGATCGCGCCGACCTGGTCGAGGACATCCGGCAGGCCCTCTACGCCAGCAAGGTGGTGGCGTACGCGCAGGGCTTCGCGCAGATGCGCGCGGCGTCGGCCGCGAACGACTGGAACCTGGACCTCGGCGCGATGGCCACGATCTGGCGGGGCGGCTGCATCATCCGCGCGCAGTTCCTCAACCGGATCCGCGACGCCTACGCCGAGCACGGCGATGTGGAGAACCTGCTGATGGTGCCGTACTTCACCGACGCCGTCGCCGAGGCGCAGGACGCGTGGCGGCGGGTGGTGATCACGGCGACGCAGCAGGGCGTGGCGATCCCGGCGTTCGCGAGCTCGCTGTCCTACTACGACGGCTACCGCCGCGAGCGCGGTCCCGCCAACCTGATCCAGGGTCTGCGGGACTTCTTCGGCGCCCACACCTACCGGCGGACCGACACCGAGGGCGTGTACCACACCCGCTGGGCGCAGGACGGCACCGAGGTTCGAACGGACGCCTGA
- the holA gene encoding DNA polymerase III subunit delta yields the protein MAAPAPLRLVIGEEELLVERAIEQVVAEVRAGDPSAEVRRMRASELTPADLAESLGPSLFAEGRVLVLLAVQEVGKELAGAIVEQSADPAEGIVLVVVHSGGARNKALVDALRKAGAPVTTCNKITRMDERSDFVRAEARRVGGKITGDAIGALLEAVGSDLRELASATSQLVADTGGSVDERAVRRYHRGRAEASGFAVADKVVAGDRAGAIEALRWAQLLGTPSVLVADALADALRTLAKVGSAGRGDPNRLAGTLGMPPWKIRKAQQAVRGWGPEALAEAFAAAAEVNADVKGAAADPDYALERAVLRILAARSRR from the coding sequence ATGGCCGCGCCAGCCCCCCTCCGCCTCGTCATCGGCGAGGAGGAGCTGCTCGTCGAGCGGGCGATCGAGCAGGTGGTGGCCGAGGTCCGGGCGGGCGACCCGTCGGCCGAGGTGCGCCGGATGCGCGCGTCCGAGCTCACCCCCGCCGACCTGGCCGAGAGCCTGGGCCCGTCGCTCTTCGCCGAGGGGCGGGTGCTCGTCCTGCTCGCGGTGCAGGAGGTCGGCAAGGAGCTGGCAGGGGCGATCGTGGAGCAGTCGGCCGACCCGGCCGAGGGCATCGTCCTCGTGGTCGTCCACTCGGGCGGGGCGCGCAACAAGGCGCTCGTCGACGCGCTGCGGAAGGCGGGCGCCCCCGTCACCACCTGCAACAAGATCACGAGGATGGACGAGCGGTCCGACTTCGTGCGTGCCGAGGCCCGCCGCGTCGGCGGCAAGATCACGGGGGACGCGATCGGCGCGCTGCTCGAGGCGGTGGGGTCCGACCTGCGGGAGCTCGCCTCGGCCACCAGCCAGCTGGTGGCCGACACCGGCGGCTCGGTCGACGAGCGCGCGGTGCGCCGCTACCACCGCGGCCGGGCCGAGGCGTCCGGGTTCGCGGTGGCCGACAAGGTCGTGGCAGGCGATCGGGCCGGCGCGATCGAGGCGCTGCGCTGGGCACAGCTCCTCGGCACGCCGTCGGTGCTGGTCGCCGACGCACTGGCCGACGCGCTGCGCACGCTCGCGAAGGTCGGGTCGGCGGGCCGGGGCGACCCCAACCGGCTGGCCGGCACGCTGGGCATGCCGCCCTGGAAGATCCGCAAGGCGCAGCAGGCGGTCCGCGGATGGGGCCCGGAGGCACTGGCCGAGGCGTTCGCGGCGGCGGCGGAGGTCAACGCCGACGTGAAGGGCGCCGCGGCCGACCCGGACTACGCACTGGAACGAGCCGTCCTGCGCATCCTGGCGGCCCGCTCGCGCCGCTGA